The sequence ttgtgtgtctgtgttgttGATGTGGGTGTTAGGATCCCAGGTTCTTCAAGGGGTTCCACAGCTCAGAAGTCAGCCCTTCTCCTTTTAAAGATGGGAAGACTGATGAGCTCAACAGTATTAAAGATATGCATTCATAATCTTGTTTCAATCAATCAATTTCCCAGCAAGATGTCTTAAGGGAGAATTGGGAATAGCCTATTCATTCCTACAGAATACTTATCATGTTGCCCAGTTTACAGATTCAGGACAGCTTACTTTTTGTCAGTGGCTATTTTTTTGTGTATGTCACAGGGGCCTTCTATACCTGTGAGTTCTGGGCCTaaaactgaggctgaggctgCAGCCTCCTAAGAATGGCAGTTACACACACACTTCCTAACTGTAAAGGCCTTATCAGATGCTGCTGGTAGAGGCTGGTAGAAGGAGCAGAGCACTAGCTAGTTGGAAGAAAATCCGCAAGCTTTTCTCATGAAGCCCCGGGTAAACATCATACAGAGTACTAAAGGAGACCATCTCCTTCACCCACTTTTCTGCTCcagaaaaaacataaagcaagggCTCTTTCTTCTCTGAGCTCTGCCACCTCCCGCAGGCCTCCCCTGCCCTAGAGACCACAGACATGCACACCAGATTCCCCCTTAAATAGCTGTTTATTGGCAGTAGGCTGGAAACGGTGGAGTTAGCATACACAGACAACACCAGGCACCAATGTCACGAGGAGGCAAGAGTGACGGGAAAGAGCAGCCTGGAGCCCCAGATGAACCCCCTCTCTTCAAGAGTGAGTGTGGGAGGGGACGGGGCCTGGAGTGTTGAGGGGGCAGCCTTAGAACACGTTGGCTTAGTAGGCGTGGTTAGAGATGAAGAGGGACTCGCTGGCTGCAGCCCCTGCCTTACCACTTGGGGTGTACTTTCCTTGGCAGGCAAGGCTGTTGGCCTAAGAGGGGAGAGGAGCCAGAGTGAGAAGGTCCCTTCTCAGAATCCCGTCCACCCCAGCACCCTGCCCGCCTCCTGCCCCATCCTTACCAGGGCTCGCTTGACGTATTCTTCCTGGGCAGCCTTCAGGTTCTCCTTCTTTCCACCCCAGGCCTTCAGGGCAGAGGCCTGCAGGGCTCGGCCATAAGAGAAGGTCAGGGCCCACGGCTTCAGCAGGGGGCACTTGTTGATGGCGTTGAGGTTGATGGATGCCTCCTCCTCACTCTGGCCTCCAGACAGGAAGGTGATCCCTATAGAATGAGGGTGTGACATGGGGAGAAGGGTTGTAGTCAAGCAACCCAGGGGACTGGAAGGAGGCCCTAGAAGCTGACCTGAAAATCAAGACCACATGGGCACAAGGATCACGGGTAAGTCCATCTACCTCCCAGAGGTCAAGATGAGGAATGGGTCTCACCAGGGACAGCGGGGGGCACTGTGCGGCGCAGCGCCGTTACAGTTGCCATGGCAATCTCCTCATGAGAGTATTTCTGGGTGCAGGCGTGGCCTGGGGTTACCATATTGGGCTTCAGCAAGGTGCCTTCCAGGTAGATGTGGTGGTCACTCAGAGCCTTGTAGACAGCAGCCAGCACCTACAGCAGGGTGGGACCAAAGTGGGGTAAGGTGGAGTTGGGGGGACGAGGGTCAACCCAGGGGCCCCGGCCCAGCTCCCTAGCCCACCTCACTGCCCAGGCAGGCAGGCCACCTACCTTCTCGGTTACATACTGACAGCGTTTCAAGTCATGGTCCCCATCAGGGAGGATCTCGGGCTCCACGATGGGCACAATGCCATTCTGTAGGGTGAGGGAAGGGTAACAGTGAGGCCTCCTAACCCAGAGCCCCACCTCCAGCCCTCCACAGCTATTCACCAAGATCTTATCCCCAGGACTCCTGGCTACACAGCCCTCCCCACTTCAAAACAGATTGGAGGAGATTAGCTGTCTCCACAGATCCACCCACGTAAACCCTCTTCTGCCCTTCTGCTTGCAGAGCCCTTCGTGGACGCAAGCCTGGAGCTTGGTGAGGATTCGGAGCCTTGGGGTAAGCTGGCAGGTGGGTGGCAGGCCAGCTGCCACACTAGAATGGAATTAGGTGGGACGTGGCCCGCTGGGGACCTACAGGCCCACCTGCTGGCAGATGCTGGCGTAACGCGCCAGGACGTTGGCGTTTTCCATGATGGCAAGGGAAGAAGGGGTGTGTTCCCCGATCTTCAGCACGCAACGCCACTTGGCAAAGTCAGCTCCATCCTTCTTATACTGGGCACAGCGCTCCGACAGCCCATCCAGCCCTGAAGAGGGGATGGAGGGGTCAGAGCCGGCCAGCGGAGGGGGCAGGTGGCTCCCACATGGCCTGGGCACCCAGAGGGGTACCGACCAGGGTGGGCTGGTTGGTAGGGCCAGGAGCTAAGCGGTTCTCACCTTGGGTGGTCGTCTCGCCATTTGTTCCTGCCAGGGGCACCACACCTTTGTCTACCTGCGGGGGTGGAGGGCAACAAGATAGGATGGGAGGTGGTCTCTGGTGCCCTTTTTTCAAtctttgatcagggaactagatctcacacgcCGCAACTAAAGAACCCGTGTTCCGCAACGAGGATGGAAGATTCCGTGTGTCGCAATGAAGACCGAGTGCAGCagataaatagtatttaaaaaacaacaaaaactcttGCTCTACAGCCTTTTTCTCCTCTGTAGCCCCACCCTGTCCCAGCTTTACTTCATCTCTTAAGTATCCTTCCTGGTTTGCCAGTGTTTCACTTAgccatggtatctggtcccaagAGGCAAGATACACACAGATAGCTTGAATTCTACCATTTACTAACTGTGAGCAAAACACTTCATGGCCTTGAGCTTCTGGTTTTTCAATGGTATAAACATAACCTGTGGCttttaaaatcacaaagattAAAATGCCAAGCAAGTCCCATAAGTTACTGGCTTCTTACACACAATTTGGAGGCGATCAGGGCAGACTCCACCCAAGTCTCCCCACCCAGTTCATCCCCACCCCGACCCCTGCCTGTTATCCTGGATTTCCTTGCCCCTCATCCatctcactgggcttcccaggtggtgctagtggtaaagaacctgcctgccaatgcaggagacacaaaagacgcagcaggttcaatccctgggtgggaaagatcacCCGGAGGAGgacatgataacccactccagtattctcgcctggagaatcccatggacagaggaagctgtggGCCAtcgtccataggattgcaaagagttggacatgactgaagcgacttagcacacacacattcgtCTCACATCTCCCACCCCAAGGCCTAGCCCCCTCACCTTGATGCCCACGACGCCACCCTTGGCTTTGATAACTTGGGGGAAGGGACGCCCATCATCGGCCTTCTGGTAGAGCGTCTCGTGGAAGAGGATGACGCCCCCAATGCAGGGATTCACGCGGTCGTCGGCAGTCAGCAGCAGTTGGCGGTAGAAGCGCCGGTTCTCCTCAGTGTTTTCGGTGCCAATGGACTGCAGTCGCTTGGCAATGCTCCCTGGAGGAAAGCAACACATGGGAATTAAAGGGGTCAGCCCCTCAACCCCACCCCGCACCCTCCTCCCCCTGTGCCCTGCCCGCACCGGTGGACTCATCTGCGGCCAGGATGCCCTTGCCCGGAGCCACAATCCGGTGAGCGATGTCACAGAGCTCCTTCTTCTGCTCCGGGGTGAGTGCTGGGTATTGGTGGGGCATGGTGCCTGTCAGTGCCTGGGCGGAGGAAACACATGGGGGAAGGCTAGTTAGTGGAGTCTTCCCCTGGTCTCCCAACCAGCAGGGCCCCTTGCCTGGAGGTTAAGGAAAAGGCTCCCTACCTCCCCTGCCCAACTCCCGGCAGGTCTCGGGTCACTTCCTGCCCCAGGCTCTCCCTTACCCCCAACTTCCCTATAGTAGGCCTGCCTCCTGTACCTTTCCTAACTCTGTTTGTTTCTGGGTGTTACCCAGCTGAGGGTGGGGTTGTATATTGGCATCTGGCCTAAAGGAATAAGCCAGAGCCATGGACAGGCAGGTCATGTGGAAGTCGGACCCTTCTGGCTTGCGCTGTGCCATGGGGGTCACCTTGCCTGGAAGCAAAACCAAACCGGAGTATTTTGGAATTAGAAGTTGTGCCGAAGGCAGAAGGCCCAACCTCCTCATCTGTAAGAAGCCAGAGAAGGGGAAAAGGCTGTGTTTCAAGCCACACAGCAACCCAAGGGCCTGATCTGAGATTAGAACTCAGATCTCTGGCTGCGATAAGAGTGTTCCTTCCAATCCACCTGAGATCCCAGGGCTGGCCCAGGCTCCATTGCCTCAAGGACACCCCAAGGTCAGGCTGCTCCCCCCAAGGTGGGGGAGGATGTTAGGAAAAAAGTGGTGGTGTGGGGTGGTCCTCCGAAGCCCAGAAAAGGGCGGCGGAGGAAGCCTagcccggggtgggggtggggggaggaaaggAGTGAGGGTTGCCCTCACTGCTCATGCAGGGTAAGAGAACGTGGAGGAGAGGCAAGcgccccaccccttcccctgaAAATGCTCCTGTCTGCTCCGCGGCTGCAGCTGTTCCAGGCTCAGAATCAAGGTCACCCGATAAGGAAAGATAGGGAAAGTGTTAATGGGGCATCATGCGCTGCCAAGGGATTTCCCCTCCTGGCCAGGGGCACCCATGTCCCAGGACAGGGACCAACCACCCGCTTTTGGGAACCCTGAGGCAGTAAATGAGCTGGCTCCCACCCCTCGATGCCTCCTAGGTTTCCTGCAGAGGCAAAGGGGCCATCATCTTTGCACCCGGAGTCCTAACAAAAAAAGGGGAGCGAGGAACGGCCCTCCATCTCGCCTGGCTTCCTTCCTCCCCGCTGTGACTCAGCGCGCGGAGCGGTCGCTGCGTTGCGCAGCAAACCCAGGGAGCTCAGGCTGGAAGAGTCGGGGAGGCCTGGCTGGGAGCAAACGTGTGGGTGGTGGCGGAGGAGGAAGATGCTGGGGCCGGGTTGGGGGGCTCCGTGAGGACGCCCGACCCGCGTCTGCCCCCGGGATCCTTCTCCACGACCCCCTCCCTGACCTTCGCACGTGGCGAGGGGCGCTCACCTGGCACAGGAGAGGGGCGGGCTGGCGGGGCGCAGCGGTGGAGGGCTGGCGGTGTGGACTGAGGGGGCGAACGCGGCACTCGTCACCAGGACTCTGGTTCGGCGGCGCGTTCCAAGAGGAACGCAGCCTATTCTACTCCTGAGGCGGGGCGCAGGGGCGGGCGGGCAGGAGGTGGTTCCCGGCTTTATAAAGGCACCGCTCCGCCCCGCGCCGAGTTTTTCCCTTTGCAGGGGGCCGGAGGCGCCCCGGCGTCCAATGGCAGGCGAGGAAATGTGCGAAAGGCCGCCCCCGAAAGGCGAAGCCGGGAGGCGGCGCTTGGGCTGGGACTGTCCGGCGAGAACCCGAGCCCTTCCCCCTCGTTCCCCCTCGGACGTGACTCGGGCCACATCCCGCGGGTCGCCagggccctcccctccctcctctcctctcccgacccccctcccctcctcctggcGTGCTTCGGGGCGCCGTGACTCAGCCGATTTTTGGGCCCCGGAGGAGATGAGAATGGGGTGGGGTCGGAGGAAAAGCGGGTGGCAGAGCCCGAAGAAAGCAAGGCTCAGCTTCCCTCCCGCAGGCCTATCGGGCGGCCCGGGGCAGCCCCAGCTTCCGGCGGCACTGAGGCAGCGAGTGTCACATTGTAACCGAATCCAGGGCCCCGGCGACTGCCCGCCCCGGCTCAGGAGAGGGCGGCGCGGGCAGGCTCCCGGAGCGCGAGCCGGCGGCGGTTCCGGGTTTCCCGCCCGGCGGGTATCCCCGCCGCGTCCGCGCTCCATCCCGGCAGGTCCGGCTCCCGGGATCGGGAGAGCCAACGTGGCCCGCGAGTGCGCACGCGCCCGCCGCCCTCCCGCGGAAGCCGGACCCGGCGGGAAGCCGCTCGGGCCGCCAGTCGGCCCGAGCAAGTCTGGGGATGTGGGACCAGAGTCCTTGCAAAACTCCCTGGCGCCGACTTCCCTCTCCAAAATCAAATCCGTCCCCGGCTGTCGGCCTCCCAGATCCTTTCCGAGCCTCCCCATCCTACCGGCCGGGTCTCCCCTCTTAAATCCCGGAGCCTTCAGCCCAACTCCAACCCCGCTCCGTCCGACTGGCGCCCACCTGTGAGGAGGAAGCCAAAGGAGCGGGCGAGCCCGGTCAGCAGCGAGTGAGCCAGGCCCCGCCCGGGCTGGGTTATAAGGCAGctaccccctccccccaaccgaCCTTCTCCGGTGACCCCTGCCCTTTGCTCGCCATAGATCCCCTGGCAGGGACCTATATTTAGGGAAACCTGAAGCCCCTGACATTCACGCCAGCGTGGGGCCTaaagtgaaggatggggaagaagCTTGTGGACCTGCctattttgggggtggggggaagggcccCCTGCCCACTCACCGGTACTTCAGAGATTTCTTCCTTGGAAATCCAGACTGAGGCCCTCAACAGGCTGTCGAGAGAAATAAATCTCTGGACAGCGATCtgtgaggaaggaaggaggggtaaGGGGACTCAGACCTGTGGCCTTTCTTGCCTCCTCCTCAGATACCCCCTCCCCTGACTCTGGGCCTCACACGGGCTGTCCTGATTCTTCAGAGGCAGAGCACACAGGCAGACACTACACTCATACCTCAAAATAACCAAGAGTCCATGGACAGGGTGTGCCTGGGGTAACCCTACATCCTGATAGTCAAGGCTCAAGTTTGTCCCATGCTCTGGATGGTAAGCAGTGTCCCCCAACCTCACCTTCAAATATGATCAGTTACTTGGGGAGGGGGAGTCAAGGGCAGGGGGACCTGCTGGAGCACCAGCCCCTCTCTCTTCTGGCCCTGCAAAGGGGCTGCCGTCCTGCTGGCCAAGGGCTCTGTGAGTCCCGCTCTGCAGGGAGCCAGGCTCTCCACTGCTGGTTCCCAGGTCGGTGAGCTGGGCAGGCCATTTGTGGTTCCAATGGCCTGGAGAAAGGTGTCCTGAGTCCCCTCAGGGAACAGGGCCTGTGGCCCCTGGGGGCTGGCCACTCTCCAAAGAGCAGGGACCCTGGATCGTCATCGGAGCTTGATCTCAAAGCAGAGGCAGTTGAGGCTCTGGCAATCAGGAAGTTGGCATGCGCAGGCACAGTCGCAGAGCGGGCAGCAGCGAGGGCAGCGAGGGGCCCAGTCCTGCgggagaggagggtggggtgagggaggTGGGCGAGGGAGGGGGACCAAAGGCTGGAGCTGTTTCCTTTTCAAGGGAGAagggaacagagaggcctggaaagTCCCACTTGCCCAGTGGACCAGAGGGTACCATCCACCACTCATGGGAACAAATCAGCTCCTTGTGATGTTGAGAAATCAGCCAGGAGGCAATGTTCCTAACAACTGGAAGGAGCTGGAAGAAGCCATTTGTGGGAGAGGTCATTTCTTctaggcttcccagttggcactagtggtaaagaatccgcctcccagtgcaggagacgcaggagactctggacactcgagttcaatccctgggttgagaagagcccctggaggggggcatggcaacccactccagtatttttgcctggagaatcccatgaacagaggagcctggcaggctatatagtccatggggaagcaaagagtcagacccgactaaagcaacttagcatgcatgcacatcctttctttcttcccatcttatagatgaggagactgaggaccAGAGATCAGTTAGCCCTGGCCCCACCCTTACCAATGTTCAGCTCAGAAATGGTTCTACTATACCCTTACGACCTCATACAATTGCAAGTCATtaagacagggaaagcacacacactctATGATGAAAACCACCTGCTGGTTTTGTGGATTTCTTTCTTGGCCTGAGACCAAGCTGGCTGTCATTCACCCTCCatttctgagcacctactctgtgccaggcacagacTGTGTCCATGaatgattttaaaagtctttttagtTTTCCTGAAAAATGgtaattttcatatttaattttttttactgtttaaagGGAGTCACATTTCTTTATCAGAATCTTGAGTAGGGGGCCTCcttacaaaagaggaaataaaggttCAGAGAGGGAGTGATCATGCAAAGGAATACAACTAGGGAAGGGGGCTGGGATAGGTCTGGGCCTGCCTGCTTCCAGCCCTGAGATCCCGCTTTGATCCCACTGCTTCCCAGGGCCATGAATACCAACTTCTTTCAAGCTTGCCTAAGGCAGGGACAATTCACCTCCTATctccactgagctaccaggggactCAGGCTCAGCAGGTGCCTGAAATACAAATgaacattgaatgaatgaatcaatcaaaTCACATCATTTTTCCCTATAGGCAAAGAAGAAGAGGGGAGGCAGAAAGTCTGCCTCTCATGGAATAGGAACAGCATGTCCTTAGAGACAGGAAGGGAGAACCGGTCCGCTCCAATCCACTCCTCCTGCCGTGGGACACGGATGATCTGCCACTGCTCCAGGCATGGACTGGAGTCAGGCCAAGTGGCTGGAGTGGGTCACACCCAGGATGGGTGACAGAAGATTGGCTCCTTGAGGCCTGAGGCAGGGCTAGTGACAGTCACAGTTGCACAGCTCAATCAGACTCCAGGCCAAGCCAGGAATAGGGGAATGACCTTTAGAAGAGCTGAGGTTTTGGGGTGCGGTGTCAGATGACTGGTGAGATCAGATATCACTAGGGGCTCCGGTGAGGGGAGGGTGCATTGGCCCCTGCCAAAAGAATTCTCTAGGAGGAAGCAGAAGTATATCATGGCGGAGGGGAGAGAGCGAGGCGGCTTCCTTGTGTGTGATGGGGTGTGGTTTGGGGGCGTC is a genomic window of Bubalus kerabau isolate K-KA32 ecotype Philippines breed swamp buffalo chromosome 23, PCC_UOA_SB_1v2, whole genome shotgun sequence containing:
- the ALDOA gene encoding fructose-bisphosphate aldolase A isoform X1, encoding MAQRKPEGSDFHMTCLSMALAYSFRPDANIQPHPQLGNTQKQTELGKALTGTMPHQYPALTPEQKKELCDIAHRIVAPGKGILAADESTGSIAKRLQSIGTENTEENRRFYRQLLLTADDRVNPCIGGVILFHETLYQKADDGRPFPQVIKAKGGVVGIKVDKGVVPLAGTNGETTTQGLDGLSERCAQYKKDGADFAKWRCVLKIGEHTPSSLAIMENANVLARYASICQQNGIVPIVEPEILPDGDHDLKRCQYVTEKVLAAVYKALSDHHIYLEGTLLKPNMVTPGHACTQKYSHEEIAMATVTALRRTVPPAVPGITFLSGGQSEEEASINLNAINKCPLLKPWALTFSYGRALQASALKAWGGKKENLKAAQEEYVKRALANSLACQGKYTPSGKAGAAASESLFISNHAY
- the ALDOA gene encoding fructose-bisphosphate aldolase A isoform X2; this encodes MPHQYPALTPEQKKELCDIAHRIVAPGKGILAADESTGSIAKRLQSIGTENTEENRRFYRQLLLTADDRVNPCIGGVILFHETLYQKADDGRPFPQVIKAKGGVVGIKVDKGVVPLAGTNGETTTQGLDGLSERCAQYKKDGADFAKWRCVLKIGEHTPSSLAIMENANVLARYASICQQNGIVPIVEPEILPDGDHDLKRCQYVTEKVLAAVYKALSDHHIYLEGTLLKPNMVTPGHACTQKYSHEEIAMATVTALRRTVPPAVPGITFLSGGQSEEEASINLNAINKCPLLKPWALTFSYGRALQASALKAWGGKKENLKAAQEEYVKRALANSLACQGKYTPSGKAGAAASESLFISNHAY